One genomic segment of Nitrospiraceae bacterium includes these proteins:
- a CDS encoding ATP-binding protein, translating into MSAWHLQKLQLKNLLGFQGLREQRFQPGIQVIEAPNHTGKTSLTMALLWGLTGNIPNLPRISRQSFRMSNKHAGTDAEQFCQIDLVDDAGRCMTVKRLYRGARADLDTELTLEVDSKILSGQDAQARIVEELRVKPGGLEGCGVVLQDHRLGFITGKDSDISEIISDMLGLTVLSRFVPTLEERLKEAKGLQKEITGYLEAADPLKKV; encoded by the coding sequence ATGAGTGCGTGGCATCTGCAGAAGTTGCAGCTAAAAAACCTTCTCGGGTTTCAGGGGCTCAGGGAGCAGCGCTTTCAACCAGGAATCCAAGTCATCGAAGCCCCGAATCACACAGGCAAGACGTCATTGACAATGGCCCTGTTGTGGGGGCTGACAGGCAATATCCCGAATCTTCCTCGTATCAGTCGCCAATCCTTCCGCATGTCGAATAAGCATGCTGGGACGGATGCCGAACAGTTTTGCCAGATCGACTTGGTCGACGACGCTGGCCGTTGTATGACGGTCAAACGCTTATACCGAGGCGCACGGGCTGATCTCGACACGGAACTGACTCTGGAAGTGGACAGCAAAATCCTCAGCGGGCAGGATGCTCAGGCACGCATCGTTGAGGAGTTGAGGGTGAAGCCTGGCGGCTTGGAAGGTTGCGGCGTTGTCTTGCAGGATCATCGGCTTGGGTTCATCACGGGCAAAGACAGCGACATCAGCGAAATCATTAGCGATATGCTTGGCCTAACCGTACTGAGCAGATTTGTTCCCACCTTGGAGGAACGGCTCAAAGAGGCG